The genomic interval CCCGGAATCGCTACTGTCCGAAGATATTCCGGGGCAGTCGGATGAGGGTCGCCCCGGTTCTGCTCGATGTCAGGAGAACGCAGTGAGATTCACAAGAGCTGGTGCGTTGATCGGGGCGGTGCTACTGGCCACAAGCCTGGGGCTGTCCGCGTGCGGAACGGATGACGGCGCCGACGAGGGCATCGTCACCACCAATGGTGGCGAGCCGCAGAATCCCCTGGTGCCCGGAAACACCAATGAGAACATGGGCGGCCGCGTCGTCGACCGGCTGTTCGCGGGCCTGAAGTATTACGACGCCGACGGCCAGGCGCACGACGAGATGGCCGAGAAGATCGAGACCACCGACCGGAAGAACTACAAGATCACCATCAAGCCGGATTGGAAGTTCACCGACGGCACCACGGTCAAGGCGAAGAACTTCGTCGACGCGTGGAACTACACCGCACTCGGCAGCAACGCCCAGCTGCAGAGTTACGTGTTCACGCCGATTCTCGGATTCGACGAGGTGTCGGCCGAAAAGCCCACCGCGCAGACGATGAAGGGGCTGAAGGTCATCGACGATCGGACCTTCACGGTGGAATTGCAGTTCCCCTCCATCGATTTCGAGATCGGTCTGGGTTACTCGCCGTTCTACCCGCTGCCGGACGCCGCGTTCAAGGACATGAAGGCCTTCGGCGAGGCCCCGATCGGCAACGGCCCCTACAAGTTCAAGACCTGGGAACACAACGTCAAGATCGATCTGGAGCCGAATCCGGACTACCGGGGCGGCCGCCCGGCCAAGAACAAGGGCCTGCGGTTCGTGCACTATCAAACCTTCGAAACGGCCTACGCCGACCTGCAGGCCGGCAACCTGGACACTCTCGACACCATCCCGTCGAGTGCCATCGCCACGTATAAGAACGATCTCGGCGATCGGGCGATCACCAAGCCGACCGCGCAGAACCAGCACATCGGCGTCCAGTCGAATGTTCCCCATTTCGCCGGGGAGGAAGGCGTGCTGCGCCGCAAGGCGATTTCGATGGCGATCAACCGGGAGCAGATCTGCGACAAGATCTTCCACGGCACCCGTAATCCGGCCCGCGATTTCACCGCCAGCACCCTGCCCGGGTTCAACGGCAATCTGCCCGGCGCGGAGGTGCTGAAGTACAACCCGGACGAGGCCAAGAAGCTGTGGGCCCAGGCCGACGCCATCGCACCCTGGTCGGGACGCTACGAGATCGCCTACAACTCCGACGGTGGCCACCAGGAATGGATCGAAGCCGTCGCCAACAGTGTGAAGAACGTGCTGGGCATCGAAGCGGTCGGCACACCGTATCCGACGTTCAAGGACATTCGCGGGCTGATCACCGGCCGCACCATCGGCAAGGCGTTCCGCTACGGCTGGCAGGGTGACTACCCGACGATGCTGCAGTTCCTCACCGCGAATTACTACAGCCACTCGGGCACCAACAATGTCGATTACAAGAGCCCCGAGTTCGACAAGCTGCTCGATGCCGCACTGGCGGCCGCGTCGCTGGACGAGTCCTACAAGATCATCGCCGAAGCCCAGGCGCTGATGCTCCGGGACATGGTCGATATCCCGATTCTCGACTACGTGGCCAATGCCGGCCGGTCGGACAAGGTGAAGAAGGCCGAACTCTCCTGGAACGGTCTGTTCGACTTCGAGGGAATCGAGAAGTAGGTCGCTCGGACGAGGGGGACTTCCGTACGGAGGTCCCCCTCGGCCGATTACGACCAAGGCAGGCCGGGCAGCAGCTTCATGGCACCGGAATCCGCGGGCCGAGTTCCGGGTTGTCGGTGACCCGGGGGTCGGCGTAGGGCTGCTTGCCCAGCTGCTGTGCGGCCTGCGCGGCCAGCAGATCGGCCACTTCGTCCTTCAGATCGCCGTCGTCGCCGAGATCGATGTCAACATAATCGGTTTCGATGCCGCGCTCCCGATACGCGTGCACCTCGCCGCCCGCGATAACGCCCGAGATATTGCGGAAAGCGGTGGAATTCGGGTCGTC from Nocardia goodfellowii carries:
- a CDS encoding peptide ABC transporter substrate-binding protein; its protein translation is MRFTRAGALIGAVLLATSLGLSACGTDDGADEGIVTTNGGEPQNPLVPGNTNENMGGRVVDRLFAGLKYYDADGQAHDEMAEKIETTDRKNYKITIKPDWKFTDGTTVKAKNFVDAWNYTALGSNAQLQSYVFTPILGFDEVSAEKPTAQTMKGLKVIDDRTFTVELQFPSIDFEIGLGYSPFYPLPDAAFKDMKAFGEAPIGNGPYKFKTWEHNVKIDLEPNPDYRGGRPAKNKGLRFVHYQTFETAYADLQAGNLDTLDTIPSSAIATYKNDLGDRAITKPTAQNQHIGVQSNVPHFAGEEGVLRRKAISMAINREQICDKIFHGTRNPARDFTASTLPGFNGNLPGAEVLKYNPDEAKKLWAQADAIAPWSGRYEIAYNSDGGHQEWIEAVANSVKNVLGIEAVGTPYPTFKDIRGLITGRTIGKAFRYGWQGDYPTMLQFLTANYYSHSGTNNVDYKSPEFDKLLDAALAAASLDESYKIIAEAQALMLRDMVDIPILDYVANAGRSDKVKKAELSWNGLFDFEGIEK